The following coding sequences lie in one Equus asinus isolate D_3611 breed Donkey chromosome 1, EquAss-T2T_v2, whole genome shotgun sequence genomic window:
- the C1H7orf78 gene encoding putative uncharacterized protein C7orf78 homolog isoform X1: protein MEKNLLPPPQPEMKVNVWEIKPPDFSYKLYKSMRCPEKPSRTMKEEQKRKKSNFQETVHHLPSIRKHPEKAAPPKFITTFPHVDSHKANLMFVKSGKYPNGVYFNPKPHDFRQYQCNLPNFVTTYERDPFGLKFKSQHLSVAHGCQLLKDDEHKNSMERFITYKPRERTWDSKLILPKAPWPVRSGSYTRHRRQRDAYSAFMDRVEEKFTKTCKQRWAKVLRFVVEHLQQLFRITTQTTVFNTVLYPTEALLS from the exons atggaaaaaaatctcctGCCACCACCACAACCGGAAATGAAAGTCAACGTATGGGAAATAAAGCCTCCTGATTTTAGTTACAAACTGTATAAATCTATGAGATGTCCAGAAAAACCATCAAGGACCATGaaggaagaacaaaagagaaaaaaaagcaattttcaaGAAACAGTGCATCACCTGCCCAGTATAAGGAAGCATCCTGAGAAGGCCGCACCTCCCAAGTTTATAACTACATTCCCACATGTGGATTCACACAAAGCGAACTTAATGTTTGTGAAGAGTGGAAAATATCCAAATGGTGTATACTTCAATCCAAAACCACATGACTTTAGACAG TACCAATGTAATTTACCGAACTTTGTGACAACTTATGAACGGGATCCTTTTGGATTAAAATTTAAGTCACAACACTTAAGTGTAG CACATGGGTGCCAGTTGCTGAAAGATGATGAACACAAGAACAGTATGGAAAGGTTTATCACCTACAAGCCTCGGGAACGCACTTGGGATTCAAAACTAATTTTACCAAAAGCCCCGTGGCCGGTTAGATCTGGTTCCTACACG AGACATAGACGGCAGCGGGATGCGTACAGTGCATTTATGGATCGTGTAGAAGAAAAGTTTACCAAGACATGTAAGCAGAGGTGGGCAAAAGTTTTAAGATTTGTTGTTGAACACTTACAACAACTCTTTAGAATTACTACTCAAACGACTGTTTTCAATACTGTACTTTATCCTACAGAAGCTCTACTATCATAG
- the C1H7orf78 gene encoding putative uncharacterized protein C7orf78 homolog isoform X2 yields MEKNLLPPPQPEMKVNVWEIKPPDFSYKLYKSMRCPEKPSRTMKEEQKRKKSNFQETVHHLPSIRKHPEKAAPPKFITTFPHVDSHKANLMFVKSGKYPNGVYFNPKPHDFRQYQCNLPNFVTTYERDPFGLKFKSQHLSVAHGCQLLKDDEHKNSMERFITYKPRERTWDSKLILPKAPWPVRSGSYTRHRRQRDAYSAFMDRVEEKFTKTCKQRFQWNSGKLPVMMS; encoded by the exons atggaaaaaaatctcctGCCACCACCACAACCGGAAATGAAAGTCAACGTATGGGAAATAAAGCCTCCTGATTTTAGTTACAAACTGTATAAATCTATGAGATGTCCAGAAAAACCATCAAGGACCATGaaggaagaacaaaagagaaaaaaaagcaattttcaaGAAACAGTGCATCACCTGCCCAGTATAAGGAAGCATCCTGAGAAGGCCGCACCTCCCAAGTTTATAACTACATTCCCACATGTGGATTCACACAAAGCGAACTTAATGTTTGTGAAGAGTGGAAAATATCCAAATGGTGTATACTTCAATCCAAAACCACATGACTTTAGACAG TACCAATGTAATTTACCGAACTTTGTGACAACTTATGAACGGGATCCTTTTGGATTAAAATTTAAGTCACAACACTTAAGTGTAG CACATGGGTGCCAGTTGCTGAAAGATGATGAACACAAGAACAGTATGGAAAGGTTTATCACCTACAAGCCTCGGGAACGCACTTGGGATTCAAAACTAATTTTACCAAAAGCCCCGTGGCCGGTTAGATCTGGTTCCTACACG AGACATAGACGGCAGCGGGATGCGTACAGTGCATTTATGGATCGTGTAGAAGAAAAGTTTACCAAGACATGTAAGCAGAG gTTTCAGTGGAATTCTGGAAAACTACCAGTGATGATGTCCTAA